GACCGCGCCGCCTCCCGGGTATTGACGCTGAAATTTCGGCTCGGCTTGTTTGAGCGTCCATATGCCGATGAGCAGCAGGCGGTTTCGGTGGTGGGCCATGCGGATACCCGCCGGCTGAACCTGCAGGTGGCGCGGGAATCGGTTGTCCTGCTGAAGAATGAAGATGCCCTGCTTCCGCTTGCCGGCAAGCTCCGGCGGATTGCGGTGATCGGACCGAACGCGGACCGGCTGTATAATCAGCTCGGTGATTATACCAGCATCCAGCGTGAAGGAAGCGGCACAACGGTGTTGCAGGGCATCCGGCAATGTGCTCCGGCCGGGATTGAGGTCGTACATGCTCTGGGCTGCGGCATCCGCGATGCTTCCGCAGCCGGCCTGAGCGAGGCGGTGGAGCTGGCGCGCGGCGCGGATGTTGCAGTGCTGGTGCTGGGAGGCAGCAGCGCGCGGCAGTTCGGCGGCGACTTCGACGCCAACGGTGCGGCGATTATCAGCGAAGGCAGCCCGTCCGAAATGGACTGCGGCGAGGGTGTGGATCTGGCCGACCTGCGGCTAGGAGGTATCCAGCAGCAGCTCGCGGAAGCCGTGGCCGCCACCGGCACACCGGTGGTCGCAATCGTTATCCAAGGCCGTCCCCACGCCTTGGACCAGCTGGAGCCGTTAGCCGGCGCGCTGCTCTGTGCGGCCTATCCCGGCTCGGAAGGCGGGCAGGCCATCGCTGAGATTCTGTTCGGCCAGGTGAATCCGAGCGGCAAGCTGCCGGTGTCCCTGCCGCGTTCCTCCGGGCAGCTGCCGGTCTATTACAACCAGAAGGACCCCGGCCGTCCCCGGGTATATGTGGACATGCCGTCCGCTCCGCTGTATTCCTTCGGACACGGGCTCAGCTACACAAGTTTTGATTACGGAAGCGTCTCGTTGTCCGCTGCATCGATCTCAGCTGCAGAACTGGAGGCAGGCAGCCGGGTATCCGTCAGCATCACAGTGAAGAATACCGGCGGTGTCGCAGGCCTGGAGACTGTCCAGCTGTACATCCGTGCCCGTGAGTCGGGGATCACCCGCCGGATTGCGGAGCTGAAGGGCTTCAGCAAAATCCAGCTCCAGCCGGGCGAAGAGAAAACAGTAACCTTCTCTCTTGGCGTGGAGGAGTTGGGCGTATGGAATATAGCCATGAAGTTCGCTGCCGTTCCCTGCCGGGTTAGTGTAATGGCAGGAGGAAGTCTTGCCGGCACCCGGTCAGCGGAGCTTGTCGTTACAGGAAGCGGGTCGTAATGCTTTCTTCATAAATTCCCTGGATTTAAAAAAAGATGCCCCGCAGACTGCAGTCTGCGGGGCATCTTTTTTGTGCTTTTTCAAGTATACAGAATCGCGGCTAACGATTAGATCTTCAGCACGCCGCCGTTGCTTGCGTTGGTAACCAGCTTGGAGTAGCGGGCCAGATAGCCGGTCTTCACCTTCGGCTCGAAGCCCTTCCAGCCCTGGCGGCGGACCGCCAGCACTTCCTCGTCAACCAGCAGCTCAATCTTGCGGTTATTGAGGTCCAGCTCGATGATGTCGCCATTCTCCACGAAGGCGATCGGACCGCCCTCAGCCGCTTCCGGCGAGATGTGGCCGATGCTGATGCCGCGGGATGCGCCGGAGAACCGGCCGTCCGTGATCAGGCCGACCTTCGCGCCCAGTCCCATGCCGACGATCTGCGAGGTTGGTGCCAGCATCTCAGGCATCCCTGGTCCGCCCTTCGGTCCTTCATAGCGGATGACAACGACATGGCCTTCCTTGACCTTGCCGTTCGCGATGCCTTCCAGTGCCTCCTCCTGGGAGTCGAAGCAGATGGCCGGTCCTTTGTGATAGCCGCCGACAGAAGCGTCAACCGCGCCCACCTTGATGATGGAGCCTTCCGGAGCCAGGTTGCCGTAGAGCACGGACAATCCGCCGACTTCGGAATAAGGGTTGTCCAGGGTATGGATAACAGAGGTATCCTTGATCTCATGTCCACGTACATTCTCAGCCAGCGTCTTGCCGGTAACGGTCATGCAGTCGCCGAAGATTGCCCCCGGCTTCTTCAGCAGCTCGTTCAGTACGGCACTTACGCCGCCTGCCCGGTCCACATCTTCGATGAAGATATCGGAGGCCGGAGCCAGCTTAGCGAGATAAGGAACCCGGTTAGCGACTTCATTGATGCGTTCCAGCGGATACTCTACCTGGGCCTCTTGAGCCAGGGCCAGTGTATGCAGAACCGTATTGGTTGATCCGCCCATCGCCATGTCCAGCGCGAACGCGTTGTCCAGCGATTCCTGGGTTACGATATCACGCGGCTTCAGGTCCATCTTGATCAGCTCCATCAGCTGGGTGGCCGATTTGCGGACGAACTCTTTGCGTTCTTCAGCAACCGCCAGGATTGTGCCGTTGCCCGGCAGCGCAAGGCCCATAGCTTCAGCCAGACAGTTCATAGAGTTCGCGGTGAACATCCCGGAGCATGATCCGCAGGTAGGACAGCCGTATTGTTCAAGTTCAAGCAGCTCAGCATCGTTGATCTTGCCGACCTGATGCGCGCCGACGCCTTCGAAGACAGAGGTCAGGGAGAGCTTCTTGCCCTTGCTGTCCACGCCCGCCTTCATCGGTCCGCCGCTGACGAAGATGGTCGGGATGTTCACGCGCAGGGCGCCCATCATCATGCCCGGGGTGATTTTGTCACAGTTGGGGATGCAGACCATGCCGTCGAACCAGTGCGCCGAGACTACGGTCTCCAGGGAGTCGGCAATGATCTCACGGCTCGGCAGCGAATAACGCATTCCGATATGGCCCATGGCGATCCCGTCGTCTACGCCGATCGTATTGAACTCGAACGGAACCCCGCCGGCTTCGCGGATCGCTTCCTTAACGATTTTGCCGAATTCCTGCAGATGCACATGACCCGGTACAATATCAATGTAGGAATTGCAGACCGCGATGAACGGCTTGCCGAAATCCTCTTCCTTCACGCCGGCAGCACGCAGCAGGCTGCGGTGCGGGGCGCGGTCGAAGCCCTTTTTGATCATGTCTGAACGCATTTTCTTGTTTGCCATGATGACATTTCCCCTTAAAAGTATTGGTGTAGCAATTATATTGCCGCATTAACGCATTGCAATCCCGGAATTCGCGAATCTGCGGTTTATAGAATGTTCACGGTCCAGCTTCTGCAAGAAACAGAAGTGGGGCAGAGCCGTTCTATAAGAATAAGGGCAATAGGATACGAACGTTAATAGAGAGTCTATCACAAAAAGCCTGTTTTTTCTACCGGACAATGTGAAGTTTGTCGCAGGAAGAATCAAGGAAAAGCCTAAGCCTGAATGCACAAAAGCCCATCCCGGCGGGACAGGCAGCTGTTCAGGAATCGGCTTATGGGCGAGGAAGACTGAACATTAGAGTGAGCGTCTCAGCGCGGCGCGCCGCAGGGAGATCATCCAGCCGACCGGCGGCTCTACCAGCGGATGCAGCACACGCCTGACCACAGGCAGGGCCAGCAGTACCGTGCAGCCTGTTGCGGCGAATATCAGCATGGCTGCGCCGGCGGGGCCGGTGATGTAGACGTACAGGCCGGATGCCGCTGCCGCGCGGACAACCAGTCCGTGCAGCAGGAAGACGTACAAGGTGCGGCGGCCCAGATCGGTCATGCGGCATAATCCCCAGGGGACCAGGCTCAGAAAGGCAAGCGAAGAGACAAATTGCAGAGCATACACGCCAAGACGGAACACGCCTGCATACCATTCATGGATGCCAAGCTGCATATAGGTCATGCTGCCGTATAACCAGCCGACAGGAAGCGCGCGGCCCAGCAGCCCGGTGGCGGTGAACAGCAGCAGGGAGGCACCGGCGGCAACGATCCGGAAATACCGCTGATACAGCCTCATGAAGGCGCTGAAGGAGAAGTGATATCCGGCTACAAAAAAGGGCAGGTACACAAAGGTGCGGCTCAGGCTGAACCAGCAGCCGTCAAGCTGCAGATAGCCCACCGCCACACCGGCGGCAATAGCGAAGGCGAACTGGGCGCTGCGGCTCCAGCGGCTCATGCCCAGCATCAGCAGACGCCAGCAGGCATGGCTGGCGAGAAACCATAACAGCAGATAAGGGGCGAAGAAGGAGTGATGAATGTTGCTGGCCTGGAAGAAGGCGATGTCGAGTACAGAGTACAGGCTCTGGAAGATGAGGTATTGCAGTCCGGTCTGCAGCAGCACCTTGCGGCCTGCCGCTCCGCTTAAGCTGCTGCGGGCGAAGTAACCGGTTACCAGAACGAACAGCGGCATATGGAAGCTGAAGATCCACCGGTACAGGGTGTCCAGCCCGCTCATGGCGGAAATCAGGGGCTCGACCGCATTGGCCACAAAGACAGTTACGATTAACATAAAGCGCAGGTTGAGGAAGAAAGTCTCTCCTTGCTGGTCAAGCGGGCGTTCCCGGGTCATGACGTTACCTCCGTATATAGGATATGCGACAGGCTGCGTTATTGGGATTTCGTTTGCAGGATAGCAGGATAGTGGATATTTTAATTTTAAAATACATGATTTCCAAAAGATAAATTGTGAACTTCATCACTTATCTCAGCTTGGTAAGCGCTATCACCGCGGAGAGTTGTGGCGAACTCTTGAAGGTTGTTTGATTTCTGCGATTACTTTATAATTTTCCTATGCAGTAATCCGGGAGTGAACCCTATTGAGAAAGAGCCTTACCAGACGCCGTGTGCTTATAGCAAGTGTAGTGATTTTGTTGGTGGCAGTTGTGCTTGTATGGAGGTATCTGACCCCGTACAAGCCGGAGGAGCGTGCCGAGACGGCGCTGGTCACTGCCGGAAGCGTCTCCGTGGAGCAGAATGATAACTGGATCTCGTTCGAGCCTTCCACAGCGCATGGCACAGCCGTGATTATGTATCCCGGCGCACTGGTGAAGCCTGAAGCCTATGCTCCGCTGGCCAGAGCCATTGCGCAGGCCGGGCATCCGTTCTATATTGCCAGAATGCCGCTTAATCTGGCGGTGATTAAGGGGGATGCCGCAGAGGAGATTCTCCGCGTCCACCCGAAGCAGTCCTTCGTCCTTGGCGGCCACTCGCTCGGCGGCGTCATGGCTTCGCGTTTCGCTGCGGAGCATGCCGGCCAGCTGGAGGGCGTTTTTTTTCTGGCCTCCTATCCGGATGAGAAGGGGAGCCTGAAGGATACCACCCTGTCTGTGTTGTCTGTGCTTGGCACGGAGGACAAGGTAGTTGACCGGGACAGCTATAATAAGGGCCGGGCCTATATCCCAAGCAATACCGTATACGTGTCCATTGAAGGCGGCAACCATGCCCAGTTCGGCAGCTACGGCCCCCAGAAAGGGGACGGAACCCCTACGATTACAGAGGAGGAGCAGCAGGAGCGCACCGTGCGGGCACTGCTCGATTGGATGGGCAATCTGCGCCAGAGCAAATGATTATATAGAATGTGGTAATGCTTTATGCAGAGGAGGGTTGGCATGCCTGTATTGCATATTCATGAGCACGCTGTACCGTGCAGCGGCATCCTGTTCGACAAGGACGGCACGCTGCTTGACCTGCTCGCCACCTGGGGCAGCTGGGCTGACCTGGTGCTGGAGGGGCTTGGCAGCCAGCTGGCGCTGATCAAGGGCCAGCCGGTCCGGACGGGCGATCTGGCCGGGGTGCTGGGAACGACCCATGATGCGGCCGGGCGTATTACCGGCTATGATCCTGCCGGGCCGCTCTCGATGGCAACCGCCGAGGAATCAACCGGGGTCCTTGCCTGGCAGCTGTATTCAGCCGGTGTTCCCTGGAACGAAGCGGTGACGCGGGTCCATGCCATCTCCAAGGAAGCTATGAATGAGCTGCGCCGCCGGCGTACAGCAGTACCCATGCCGGGGCTGCGGCCGTTCCTTGGGCAGTGCGCGGCCGCCTCCTTGAAGCTGGGCGTTGTGACCTCCGACAACCAGTCCACCACCCGGGAGCACCTGGAGTGGCTTGGCATTGCCGGGTACTTCAGCACCGTCGTTACCCGCGACCGGGTGAAGCACGGCAAGCCTGCTCCCGAGATGGCAGAGACCGCCTGCCGTGAGCTGGGCCTCCGGCCGGAGGAGACGGTTATTATCGGCGACAGCAATGCCGATATGCAGCTGGGCAGAGGCGCAGGCTTGCGCCTTGCCGTAGGCATCTCCCCCGGCGGGGCGGACAGCCACCTGCTGGATGCGGATCTGGTGGTGTCCGGCTTCGGGGAGCTGAGGATAAGCATTTGATTACATTATGTACAGAGAGGAAACGTGTGGAGACTATGGATCAATTGCAGCAACTGGCTTCATGGATCAAGGACAGCGGAAATATTGTGTTTTTCGGCGGCGCGGGAACATCAACCGAGAGCGGCATACCGGACTTCCGTTCCGCAGCCGGCTTATACCAGACGCAGCATAACTCTCCGTATCCGCCAGAGGTGATGCTCAGCCTCAGCTTCTTCATGTCCTCGCCGGACATTTTTTTTGATTTCTACCGCAGCAAAATGATTCATCCCGAAGCGCAGCCGAACGGTGCCCACCGGCTGCTGGCCCGGCTGGAGGACGAAGGCAAGCTCAAGGCGGTGATTACGCAAAATATCGACGGCCTGCATCAGATCGCGGGCAGCCGCCGGGTGCTGGAGCTGCACGGCTCCATCCACCGCAATCACTGCATGGGCTGCCGGCGGTATTTCGGCCTGGAGGAGTGGCTGGAGATGACAGCGGCTGTGCCGCGCTGCCCGGACTGCGGCGGCATCATCAAGCCGGATGTGGTGCTCTATGAAGAGGCGCTGGACCATGAGGTGCTCGTGGAGTCAGTGGAGGCTATTGCCGCAGCGGATCTGCTGATCATCGGCGGCACCTCGCTGACCGTACAGCCTGCGGCCAGTCTGGTCACGTATTTCAGAGGGCGTCACACCGTCCTGCTCAACAATGATCCAACCCCTTATGATCACCAGGCCGATCTGATTATAACGGAGCGGATCGGGGATGTCATGGGGAGGCTGCAGGGACTTCTGGCATAGCCGCCGGCTTTTCCCGGGGAAGACGATTATAAATTCCGCCAGGCGTTTATTATAGGGTATTGCAGCACAGAGGAAACGAGAGGCAGGGATAGACATGGTATATACAGCTAGTGATGAACGGTATGAAGGAATGCGTTACAACCGCACCGGCCGCTCCGGCCTGAAGCTTCCGGCGGTCTCACTGGGCCTGTGGCATAATTTCGGCGGCATCGATGCCTATGAGAACGGCCGTGCAATGATTACCCGCGCTTTTGATCTGGGCGTAACCCACTTCGACCTGGCGAATAATTACGGGCCGCCGGCCGGATCGGCAGAAGAGCTGTTCGGCAAGGTGCTGGCCCGTGACCTGCAGCCTTACCGCGATGAGCTGGTGATCTCCACCAAGGCAGGCTACCGGATGTGGCCCGGCCCTTACGGAGACTGGGGCTCACGCAAATATATGCTGTCCAGCCTGGATCAGAGCCTGAAGCGGCTGGGGCTGGACTATGTCGATATTTTCTATTCACACCGCCCTGACCCGGAGACCCCTATGGAAGAGACGATGGGCGCGCTGGACCATGCCGTCCGTTCCGGGAAGGCCCTCTACATCGGCCTGTCCAATTATACGGCGGAACAGACACGGCAGGCGCTCGCCATTCTGAAGGAGCTGGGCACACCGCTGCTGATCCATCAGCCGCGCTATTCCATGCTGGACCGCTGGATTGAAGGCGGGCTGCAGGATGTGCTGGCGGAGCACGGCGTAGGCACGATCGCCTTCACCCCGCTGGCCCAGGGCCTGCTGACCAATAAATATCTGAACGGTGTCCCTGCGGATTCCCGGGCCGCCGGGCCTTCCTCCTCACTGGACGAGACCCGGATTACCCCGGATGTGCAGCGCAAGATTCATGCGCTGAACCAGCTGGCAGTGGCGCGCGGCCAGAGTCTGGCCCAGCTTGCACTGGTCTGGACGCTGCGCGGGGGCAAGGTCACCTCCGCCCTGATCGGCGCGAGCCGGGCCAGCCAGATTGAGGAGAATATTGCCGCGCTCTCCCAGAGTGAGCTATCGCAGGAGGAGCTGGAACGGATTGAGAAGATTCTGAAGACAGACAGTGAAGCCTGAGCTTAGTCATATGTGGAATGCAACAGCCCGCTTCCGGTACCGGAGACGGGCTGTTGGTCCATCATTTATCACCCGGACTCAATGTGGCCTGGCGGTAGGCGCTGGGAGACTGGCCGCAGAAGCGTTTGAACTGCCGGGAGAAGTACAGGGCATCGGTTAGCCCGACGGACGCGGCCACCTGCTCCACCGACAGCTCCGGGCGCTCGCGCAGCAGCCGGCGCGACTTCTCAATCCGCAGCTTCAGCAGGTAGGTCACTGGAGACAGTCCGGTCTCCTGCTTGAAGATGCGGGACAGATAAGCGCGGTTATACCCGAGGCTGCCGCACATTTGTTCAATGGAGACCGGATGGGCATACTGTGAAGACATATAGTTGATCATCTGCTTCACCGTGCGCTTGACCTGCGATTCTGCGCCCTCCAGGCGGGATGAGGAGACCAGCAGCTCCGCAGCTTCACCCGCTATAAGGTAGAGATAGCCCAGAGCGGTCAGCGAGGCGCTCTCTGTGTGGTTATAGAAGGCGGTCATCATCCCGGCAAGGGCGCCGGGAATGACACTGCCGCCCGAGGTGGACAGCACCGGGGCCAGCGGGGTGAAGCCCGCCTGCCGGGCCAGCGCTCCGGCCGCTTCTCCGGTGAACGCCGCCCAGCGGTACCGCCAGGGCTTGTGCTGGTCTGAAATGTAGCTCACCAGCTGCCCGGGGTGGATCAGGAAGCAGTCGCCTGCTCCCAGCTCATAGGTGCGCTGCTCGGTACGGAAGGCCCCGGAGCCGGATTCAATATAATGAAGCAGATAATATTCGTAGATTTTGGGGCCGGCCTGATGCAGCGGCAGGGTCTGGCTCTCTCCGGCAAACAGGACATGCAGCGGCTGCCGGCCGAAGTATACAGGATTTGATCCTACGGAATAGGTATGTTGCATATGCCATCCGCCTTTCTGGAATGGAACGCTGCCATAGCCTTGCAGCCGGGGCAGTGTGAAGTAACGGGTATATTCACTATAGGAATAAAAGTCACATTTGTCCATACATTGCACACATGATTGCATTATCAGGGCAAGTCTGATTTTATTATAATGTAACCATGAAGGACGCAAGTTAAAGGCAAGGCCCAAGCACAAGCAGCGAAAGGATGGAGTGGCAATAATGAGCATACAGGAGCTTAACAGCAAATTTATCGAGAAGTACGGGGAGAGCGGGGAACAGGCCCGTGTCTTCTACGCCCCGGGGCGTGTGAATCTGATCGGAGAGCATCTGGATTACAACGGCGGGTACGTGTTCCCGGCCGCACTGGACTTCGGAACGACACTGATTGTCCGCCCGCGTACAGACGGCAAGGTGCAGTTCGCATCAACCAATCTTCCTTATGAAGCTTCTATTGACTACAGCGAGATCGGCAAGTCCAAGACCGGCGAGTGGGTGGATTATCCGGTCGGCGTGATGGTCGAGCTGGCCAAGAAGGGAACTCCGGTGTCCGGCGGCTATGACCTGCTGTTCCACGGGGAGATTCCTAACGGCTCAGGCTTGTCCTCGTCGGCCTCGATTGAGGTCGTGACCGGCTTCGCCTTCCTGACGCTGCTTGGCGGGGATACGGACACCGTAGAGATCGCCCTCTTGTCCCAGCGTGCGGAGAACCAGTACGTCGGCGTGAACTCCGGGATCATGGACCAGTTCGCCGTAGCCAACGGCAAGCGCGACCACGCGATCCTGCTGATGTGCGATACGCTGGAGTACAGCCTGGTGCCGTTCGTGACCGGCAGCTACAAGCTGGTGATCGGCAACACGAACAAGAAGCGCGGGCTGGTTGATTCCAAGTACAATGAACGCCGCAGCCAATGTGACGAAGCGCTGGCCATTCTGAAGCAGCAGGTTCCATCCCTGTCCTATCTGGCGGAGATGAAGCCGGAGCAATTCGAGCAGCTTCAGGCGTCCATCCCGGATGAGACGGTCCGCCGCCGCGCCCGCCATGTAGTGGAAGAGAACCAGCGTGTGCTCGACTCGGTAGAAGTTCTGAAGGAGAATGACCTGAAGCAATTCGGCCTGTACATGAACGATTCCCATGTCTCCCTCCGCGACCTCTATGAAGTCAGCTGTGAGGAGCTGGACGTGATGGTGGAAGAGGCACAGCGCATTCCGGGAACCCTCGGCTCACGGATGACAGGCGCCGGATTCGGCGGATGTACAGTATCCCTGGTGCATGAGGATGATGTGGAGCGGTTCATTAAGGAAGTGGGCGAAGCCTACAAGAGCAGAACCGGCCTGACGGCTGAATTCTATGTATGCGGCATTGGCAACGGCGTTGAAGAACTGAAAGGAGTGATCTAAGATGGCGATTCTGGTGACAGGCGGAGCCGGGTACATCGGTTCCCATACGGTAGCGGAGCTGCTGGACCGCGGAGAAGAGGTAGTGGTGCTGGACAATCTGGTGACCGGACACCGCGAGGCACTGCTGGGCGGCAAGCTGTATGAGGGAGACCTGCGCGACAAGGCGCTGCTGAAGAAGCTGTTCGCGGAGAACAGCATTGATGCGGTCATCCACTTCGCGGCCAGCTCGCTGGTAGGCGAGAGCATGAAGGACCCGGTCAAATATTACGACAACAATGTCTACGGCACACAATGTCTGCTGGAAGCAATGCAACAGGCAGGCGTGGACAAAATCGTCTTCTCCTCCACCGCAGCCACCTACGGTGAACCGGAGAAGGTGCCGATTGAGGAGACGGACCGCACCGAGCCTGCGAATGTCTACGGGGAGACCAAGCTGACCATGGAGCGCATGATGGCCTGGTTCGACAAGGTGCTTGGCATTAAATATGTAGCCCTGCGCTACTTCAATGCGGCAGGCGCACATGCCAGCGGCAAGATCGGCGAAGATCACCGTCCAGAGAGCCATCTCGTTCCGCTGGTGCTGCAGGCGGCACTGAAGCAGCGGGAGAACATCGCTGTCTTCGGCGATGACTACCCGACGGAAGACGGCACCTGCATCCGCGATTACATTCATGTCAGCGACTTGGCGGATGCGCATGTCCGCGCTGTAAACTATCTGCGCAGCGGCAGCGCCAGCAATGTTTTCAACCTCGGCAACGGCCACGGCTTCTCGGTGAAGCAGGTCATCGAGACGGCGAAGAAGGTCACGGGCCTGGAGATTCCGGTCGTAATTCAGGAACGCCGTGCCGGAGACCCTGCGGTGCTGGTAGCCTCCTCTGCGAAGGCCCGCCAGGTGCTGGGCTGGGACCCGCAGCATGACGATCTGGAGGGCATTATCCAGAGCGCCTGGAACTGGCACTCCGCCAATCCGCAAGGATACGGGGAGTAAGCTGAAGGTGTGAATGTGCCGATTGAGGCATCAGACAGAATGCAAGGCGCCGCAGAAGGCCCCCATAAGGAGAATTGAAATGCAGAATGATAACATGACGGCTGCCGCTGAATCGGCGCTCTATGCGATTGAACAGCTGGTGCTGTTCGCTGAGCACTCGGGGCTGATTCAGTCCGCAGATGTGGACTACAGCCGCAATGAGCTGCTGGACCAGTTCGGCTTCAGCGAGCCGTATGCCGGTGAATTCACAGAAGCTCCGCTCAGCAGTCCGCAGGCCCCGCTGGACCAGCTCATTGATTACGGCTTCGGCATCGGGCTGATCCCGGAGAATACGGATACGTACCGCGATCTGCTCGATGCCAAGATTATGGGCCTCCTGATGGCCCGTCCGTCCGAGGTGAACGCCGAATTCGCCGCGCTCCGGGCGGAGCAGGGGATTCAGGCGGCTACCGACCGGTTCTATAAGCTGAGTATTGATTCGAACTATATCCGTATGGACCGTGTAGCCAAGAATGTGTATTGGCTTCAGGAGTCGCCGTACGGTGAGATTGAGATGACGATCAATCTCTCCAAGCCGGAGAAGAGTCCGAAGGAGATCGCCATGGCCCGGCTGCTCCCGCCGCCGGTCTATCCGAAGTGCCAGCTCTGCCGCGAGAATGTCGGCTATGCCGGACGGGTCAATCACCCGCCGCGCCAGAATCTGCGTATCATTCCGCTGGCAATGAACGGCGAGAAGTGGTTCTTCCAGTACTCGCCTTACGTGTACTATAACGAGCACTGCATCGTGTTCCACCACGATCATGTGCCGATGAAGCTGACGAAGGACACGCTGAAGCGTCTGCTCAGCTTCGTGGAGGTCTTCCCGCACTATTTCATCGGCTCTAACGCTGATCTGCCGATTGTCGGCGGCTCCATCCTGACCCATGACCACTTCCAGGGCGGGCGGCATACGTTCCCGATCCAGAAGGCGCCGGCAGAGGATACCTTCACTCACGCTTCGTATCCCGGCGTCCGCCTGAGCACCGTGAAATGGCCGATGTCCGTCCTGCGGATGCACTCGGCTGATCCGGCCGTGCTGCTGGAGGCAGGCAACCACATCTACGAGTCCTGGAAAGCGTACAGCGATCCGGCCGCCGATGTGCTGGCCTTCAGTGAAGAGGACGGCGAGTCTGTGCCGCACAACACGGTTACGCCGATCGTCCGCCGGGCGGAAGACGGCGGCTATGAGATGGATCTGGTGCTGCGCAACAACCGGACCAGCGAAGAGCATCCCGAAGGGATCTTCCACCCGCACCGGGAGATGCACCATATCAAGAAGGAGAACATCGGCCTGATTGAGGTAATGGGTCTGGCGATCCTGCCGGGACGGCTCAAGGAGGAGCTGGATGCCATCGCCGGCGTGCTGGCAGGCGATACGGAGCTGCTTGCAGCGGTTCAGAGCGGAGCTGCGGAGCATCCGCTGGCGCATCATGCCGCCTGGATCAGTGAGCTGGCCGCACACTTCGGCACTTCTCTGGAGCGCGGGGAGGCGGTGAAGACCGTGCAGAACGAGGTGGGCATCAAGTTCACCCATATCCTTGAGCATGCAGGTGTCTACAAGCGTACGCCTGAAGGGCAGGCGGCCTTCCGCCGGTTCCTGAACAGCAGCGGGTTTAACTGAGGCTGTATAGCTGCATATTGATTTTGAATGTCCCTGCCGGATTCGGCAGGGACATTTTTTATCGAGGGGAACGATATGCGCCTCTATTGTGAGCT
This region of Paenibacillus sp. FSL K6-1096 genomic DNA includes:
- a CDS encoding AraC family transcriptional regulator, which produces MQHTYSVGSNPVYFGRQPLHVLFAGESQTLPLHQAGPKIYEYYLLHYIESGSGAFRTEQRTYELGAGDCFLIHPGQLVSYISDQHKPWRYRWAAFTGEAAGALARQAGFTPLAPVLSTSGGSVIPGALAGMMTAFYNHTESASLTALGYLYLIAGEAAELLVSSSRLEGAESQVKRTVKQMINYMSSQYAHPVSIEQMCGSLGYNRAYLSRIFKQETGLSPVTYLLKLRIEKSRRLLRERPELSVEQVAASVGLTDALYFSRQFKRFCGQSPSAYRQATLSPGDK
- a CDS encoding UDP-glucose--hexose-1-phosphate uridylyltransferase, yielding MQNDNMTAAAESALYAIEQLVLFAEHSGLIQSADVDYSRNELLDQFGFSEPYAGEFTEAPLSSPQAPLDQLIDYGFGIGLIPENTDTYRDLLDAKIMGLLMARPSEVNAEFAALRAEQGIQAATDRFYKLSIDSNYIRMDRVAKNVYWLQESPYGEIEMTINLSKPEKSPKEIAMARLLPPPVYPKCQLCRENVGYAGRVNHPPRQNLRIIPLAMNGEKWFFQYSPYVYYNEHCIVFHHDHVPMKLTKDTLKRLLSFVEVFPHYFIGSNADLPIVGGSILTHDHFQGGRHTFPIQKAPAEDTFTHASYPGVRLSTVKWPMSVLRMHSADPAVLLEAGNHIYESWKAYSDPAADVLAFSEEDGESVPHNTVTPIVRRAEDGGYEMDLVLRNNRTSEEHPEGIFHPHREMHHIKKENIGLIEVMGLAILPGRLKEELDAIAGVLAGDTELLAAVQSGAAEHPLAHHAAWISELAAHFGTSLERGEAVKTVQNEVGIKFTHILEHAGVYKRTPEGQAAFRRFLNSSGFN
- the galE gene encoding UDP-glucose 4-epimerase GalE; its protein translation is MAILVTGGAGYIGSHTVAELLDRGEEVVVLDNLVTGHREALLGGKLYEGDLRDKALLKKLFAENSIDAVIHFAASSLVGESMKDPVKYYDNNVYGTQCLLEAMQQAGVDKIVFSSTAATYGEPEKVPIEETDRTEPANVYGETKLTMERMMAWFDKVLGIKYVALRYFNAAGAHASGKIGEDHRPESHLVPLVLQAALKQRENIAVFGDDYPTEDGTCIRDYIHVSDLADAHVRAVNYLRSGSASNVFNLGNGHGFSVKQVIETAKKVTGLEIPVVIQERRAGDPAVLVASSAKARQVLGWDPQHDDLEGIIQSAWNWHSANPQGYGE
- the mgrA gene encoding L-glyceraldehyde 3-phosphate reductase gives rise to the protein MVYTASDERYEGMRYNRTGRSGLKLPAVSLGLWHNFGGIDAYENGRAMITRAFDLGVTHFDLANNYGPPAGSAEELFGKVLARDLQPYRDELVISTKAGYRMWPGPYGDWGSRKYMLSSLDQSLKRLGLDYVDIFYSHRPDPETPMEETMGALDHAVRSGKALYIGLSNYTAEQTRQALAILKELGTPLLIHQPRYSMLDRWIEGGLQDVLAEHGVGTIAFTPLAQGLLTNKYLNGVPADSRAAGPSSSLDETRITPDVQRKIHALNQLAVARGQSLAQLALVWTLRGGKVTSALIGASRASQIEENIAALSQSELSQEELERIEKILKTDSEA
- a CDS encoding galactokinase, with amino-acid sequence MSIQELNSKFIEKYGESGEQARVFYAPGRVNLIGEHLDYNGGYVFPAALDFGTTLIVRPRTDGKVQFASTNLPYEASIDYSEIGKSKTGEWVDYPVGVMVELAKKGTPVSGGYDLLFHGEIPNGSGLSSSASIEVVTGFAFLTLLGGDTDTVEIALLSQRAENQYVGVNSGIMDQFAVANGKRDHAILLMCDTLEYSLVPFVTGSYKLVIGNTNKKRGLVDSKYNERRSQCDEALAILKQQVPSLSYLAEMKPEQFEQLQASIPDETVRRRARHVVEENQRVLDSVEVLKENDLKQFGLYMNDSHVSLRDLYEVSCEELDVMVEEAQRIPGTLGSRMTGAGFGGCTVSLVHEDDVERFIKEVGEAYKSRTGLTAEFYVCGIGNGVEELKGVI